One Fundidesulfovibrio terrae genomic window carries:
- a CDS encoding glycosyltransferase: protein MRFFQLTTFYDGYLDAFYREHPDVLEMSYADHQRAIIADGFGGGHIIAPYLNEIGYESTFSVVNSRPLQERWCLENGIAFPNWPGGVKELAAAQVAAFDPDVLYLLDPTSYDNAFLKMLPRQPRLVLGWRCASIPISVDWRNFDAILSAWSPCLDTARSRGAGDAIYAIPGFAAFMAEHVRGIPKRHDVVFCGSFTPAHSFRSNLLCEIAEARLGPRGDFDLAFFMLAPTPEAMPEGLARHDHGPRWGRDMYETLASGRIILNAGIDFSVNEAPSMRVLETTGCGSFLLTERHRNISAFFKPGEEVETFEDSEEMLDKIYYYLAHPEERERIAARGQARCLRDYSQNRRARAFDALVRRKMVSEPEASFPADPAALRQEAQRLSGEAGKNSQGQASPKLSGLVKYILSLAVNAAQAGDAGLASELLGIVDATGVEALDRSYCRALLHMARGDAAGAEAEARLEVAAHPENDRARALLSSLLH, encoded by the coding sequence ATGCGTTTCTTCCAGCTTACGACCTTTTACGACGGCTACCTGGACGCCTTTTACCGCGAGCATCCCGACGTGCTGGAGATGTCTTATGCCGATCACCAGCGAGCCATCATCGCGGATGGTTTTGGGGGCGGCCATATCATCGCTCCGTATCTGAACGAAATTGGGTACGAATCCACATTTTCCGTAGTGAACAGCCGCCCTTTGCAGGAACGTTGGTGTCTGGAGAACGGGATCGCTTTCCCGAACTGGCCTGGAGGGGTGAAAGAGCTTGCCGCAGCCCAGGTCGCGGCCTTCGATCCCGACGTCCTCTACCTGCTGGACCCCACAAGTTACGACAATGCCTTCCTGAAGATGTTGCCCAGGCAGCCCCGGCTGGTTTTGGGCTGGCGTTGCGCCAGTATCCCCATAAGCGTGGACTGGAGGAACTTCGACGCCATCCTTTCAGCCTGGAGCCCGTGCCTGGATACTGCCCGGAGCCGGGGCGCGGGCGACGCTATTTACGCAATACCCGGGTTTGCAGCCTTCATGGCCGAACATGTCCGCGGCATACCCAAACGGCATGACGTAGTATTCTGCGGCTCCTTCACCCCTGCGCATTCCTTCAGGAGCAATTTACTGTGCGAAATTGCCGAAGCCCGTCTTGGCCCTCGAGGTGATTTCGACTTGGCGTTCTTCATGCTCGCTCCGACCCCGGAGGCCATGCCCGAGGGGCTGGCCAGGCACGACCATGGCCCGCGCTGGGGACGAGACATGTACGAAACTCTCGCCTCAGGCCGGATCATCCTCAACGCGGGCATCGATTTTTCCGTCAATGAAGCCCCGAGTATGAGGGTGTTGGAGACCACCGGCTGCGGTTCGTTCCTGCTTACGGAGCGCCATCGGAACATCAGTGCGTTTTTCAAGCCCGGCGAGGAGGTCGAGACCTTCGAAGACTCCGAAGAGATGCTGGACAAGATTTACTACTACCTGGCCCATCCCGAAGAGCGCGAGCGCATCGCCGCACGAGGCCAGGCCCGATGCCTGAGGGACTATTCCCAGAACCGCAGGGCGCGTGCCTTCGACGCTCTCGTACGGCGAAAGATGGTGTCCGAGCCGGAAGCAAGTTTCCCAGCCGATCCGGCGGCCTTGCGCCAAGAAGCCCAACGTCTTTCCGGCGAAGCCGGAAAGAACTCGCAGGGGCAGGCTTCTCCGAAGCTTTCTGGGCTGGTGAAATATATCCTGTCCTTGGCCGTGAATGCGGCCCAGGCAGGGGATGCGGGGCTCGCCAGCGAACTCCTGGGCATTGTCGACGCCACGGGCGTGGAGGCCCTGGATCGGAGCTATTGCCGCGCGCTTCTCCACATGGCCCGGGGCGATGCAGCCGGTGCCGAGGCGGAAGCCCGTCTGGAAGTGGCCGCACATCCGGAGAATGACCGCGCTCGCGCGCTGCTCTCTTCCCTTCTGCACTAA
- a CDS encoding Gfo/Idh/MocA family protein, producing MPQSVTPFEPVERPLRLAQIGAGYWGPNLIRNFVQAEGVGSLTVCDKDPARLEKIKRQYPHVKVTTEAASVLSDPEIDGVILAVPASGHHRMAMRALSNGKHVFVEKPLAATLAEAEEMVNLARQERRILMVGHTFLFNVAVRRVKEYIDSGELGEIYYILAQRLNLGRVRDDVNAWWNLAPHDISIIHYWLGETPTRVTAKGFTFLQDGIEDVVFSSLDFSSGSAAHIHVSWLDPVKTRRIVVVGSKKMLVYDDVSSESKITLYDKGIDKKNIVRNLPDIESFASFHFENRYGEIRIPHLRFQEPLALECQHFVECIREGKNPLTSGESGLDVVRVLEDAQRSLKGDSQWMK from the coding sequence ATGCCCCAATCCGTCACTCCCTTCGAACCCGTGGAGCGCCCCCTTCGGCTGGCCCAGATCGGGGCAGGCTACTGGGGGCCGAACCTCATTCGCAACTTCGTCCAGGCGGAAGGGGTCGGGAGCTTGACGGTCTGCGATAAAGACCCGGCTCGCCTGGAAAAGATCAAACGGCAATACCCCCATGTGAAAGTGACTACCGAGGCGGCCTCGGTTCTGTCCGATCCGGAAATCGACGGCGTGATCCTGGCCGTGCCGGCTTCGGGCCACCACCGGATGGCTATGCGGGCTCTCTCAAACGGCAAGCACGTCTTCGTGGAGAAGCCTCTGGCGGCCACACTGGCCGAGGCCGAGGAGATGGTGAACCTTGCGCGGCAGGAGCGGCGCATCCTCATGGTTGGGCATACGTTCCTGTTCAACGTGGCGGTCCGCCGTGTCAAAGAGTACATCGATTCCGGCGAACTTGGGGAGATATACTACATTCTGGCCCAACGGCTGAACCTGGGCCGCGTGCGCGACGACGTGAACGCATGGTGGAACCTGGCTCCCCATGACATCTCCATCATTCACTACTGGCTTGGCGAGACGCCTACGCGGGTGACGGCCAAGGGCTTCACCTTCCTGCAGGACGGCATAGAGGACGTGGTCTTCAGCTCACTTGATTTCTCTTCCGGCTCTGCAGCTCACATCCATGTAAGCTGGTTGGACCCGGTCAAGACGCGGCGTATCGTGGTGGTTGGTTCAAAAAAGATGCTGGTCTACGACGACGTCTCCTCGGAATCGAAGATCACCCTGTACGACAAGGGTATCGACAAGAAGAACATAGTTCGCAATCTACCGGACATAGAAAGTTTCGCCAGTTTCCATTTCGAGAACCGCTATGGGGAGATACGGATACCTCATCTGCGCTTTCAGGAGCCCCTGGCCCTTGAATGTCAGCACTTCGTGGAATGCATACGGGAGGGAAAAAATCCCTTGACCAGCGGAGAGTCCGGCCTCGACGTGGTGCGTGTGCTGGAAGATGCCCAGCGCAGTCTGAAAGGGGATTCCCAGTGGATGAAGTGA
- a CDS encoding GNAT family N-acetyltransferase: protein MDEVTPSSLLIVPWEGSRTAADVFVSTSYIATLRAEYNFEFEAVVRRRGGVDTLLLPFARITDLFGSRIVSLPFCDYVTCSSPEGVAEAAELLQKTYPTRQIVLKILGEVPRLEPLGFTVMRRGDCHRIPLNATDEELWTRTSRAFRKGVNKALRSGLRVEEATSVDALQPFYRMLTDLRRQKFGILPQPVGYYEQLHSRFMNEGHGAVWLALLGDRPVAAACILEHGNSLYDKMGVSDTEYLDMRPNNLLLWEVMRRGRERGLEYLDMGLSPESNPGLIRFKEGLGGNATPVRYYRWLPQNHDSAQEAVLRETLSGLTAILTRPDVPESAVFAASNLLYRNFG from the coding sequence GTGGATGAAGTGACACCGTCTTCCCTCTTGATCGTGCCGTGGGAAGGAAGCCGTACCGCAGCGGACGTTTTCGTCTCCACCAGCTATATCGCGACGCTTCGCGCGGAATACAACTTCGAATTCGAAGCGGTGGTACGCCGTCGGGGCGGTGTGGACACGTTGCTCCTGCCTTTCGCCCGGATCACGGATCTTTTCGGAAGCCGCATAGTATCCCTGCCTTTTTGTGACTACGTGACCTGCTCTTCCCCGGAGGGGGTGGCGGAGGCGGCCGAGCTTTTGCAGAAAACCTATCCAACCCGCCAGATCGTTCTGAAAATCCTGGGCGAGGTCCCTCGCCTTGAACCCCTCGGGTTTACGGTCATGCGCCGGGGCGATTGCCACCGCATTCCCTTGAACGCCACGGACGAGGAGCTCTGGACCAGGACCTCCAGGGCGTTTCGCAAGGGGGTCAACAAGGCCTTGCGTAGCGGCCTGCGGGTGGAAGAAGCCACTTCAGTGGATGCCCTGCAGCCGTTTTACCGCATGCTGACCGACCTCAGGCGGCAGAAGTTCGGCATCCTGCCCCAGCCTGTCGGGTATTACGAGCAATTGCACAGCCGGTTCATGAACGAGGGACACGGGGCTGTTTGGCTCGCTCTCCTGGGCGACCGGCCCGTGGCTGCGGCATGCATCCTTGAACACGGCAACTCGCTCTACGACAAGATGGGCGTCTCGGACACAGAGTACCTCGATATGCGCCCCAACAACCTGCTTCTCTGGGAGGTCATGCGCCGGGGGAGGGAACGCGGCCTGGAATATTTGGACATGGGGTTGAGCCCAGAGTCCAATCCGGGCCTCATCCGCTTCAAGGAGGGGCTCGGCGGAAACGCTACGCCGGTCCGTTATTACCGCTGGCTGCCGCAGAATCATGACAGCGCCCAGGAGGCGGTCCTTCGGGAGACCCTTTCCGGCCTCACCGCCATCCTCACCCGGCCGGACGTTCCGGAAAGCGCGGTGTTTGCGGCGAGCAACCTTTTATACCGCAATTTCGGATGA
- a CDS encoding FkbM family methyltransferase, with protein sequence MELSTHHIGKLALLYRPDSHDLSILKEIWEGGVYARHFPAGREACIVDIGAHNGYFSLYAATHAAPGSVVIAYEPMPDNFAIFERNLRENDVSCVDARNLAVGAKTGSITLYRNQAHSGGHSPYLERVNVYASNTVIPFEIPCLSLAEAFPTEPREIDMCKLDCEGGEFDILLAADVDTLRRVKVFAVEFHEFGDHKKEELLEMFARGGYDVDHAYLPSKYDIRYGSMWAVRR encoded by the coding sequence ATGGAACTGAGCACTCATCACATCGGCAAGCTGGCCCTCTTGTACCGCCCCGACTCCCACGACCTCTCCATCCTCAAGGAGATATGGGAGGGCGGGGTCTACGCCCGGCATTTCCCGGCTGGCCGCGAGGCCTGCATCGTGGATATCGGTGCGCACAACGGGTATTTTTCTCTCTACGCCGCCACCCACGCAGCCCCCGGTTCCGTGGTGATTGCCTATGAGCCCATGCCGGACAACTTCGCTATTTTCGAGCGCAACCTGCGCGAGAACGACGTCTCCTGCGTGGACGCACGCAATTTGGCCGTGGGCGCCAAAACCGGCAGCATCACTCTTTACCGCAATCAGGCCCACAGCGGCGGGCACAGCCCCTATCTGGAACGGGTGAATGTTTACGCCAGCAACACGGTGATCCCCTTCGAGATCCCCTGCCTGTCCTTGGCCGAGGCCTTCCCCACAGAGCCCCGGGAAATCGACATGTGCAAGCTCGACTGCGAGGGAGGGGAGTTCGACATCCTGTTGGCCGCCGATGTGGACACGCTTCGCCGGGTCAAGGTCTTCGCCGTGGAATTCCACGAGTTCGGCGACCACAAGAAAGAGGAACTCTTGGAGATGTTCGCCCGTGGGGGGTACGATGTGGACCACGCCTACCTGCCGAGCAAGTACGACATCCGCTACGGCTCCATGTGGGCGGTGAGGCGTTGA
- a CDS encoding class I SAM-dependent methyltransferase has product MACDPGSRMEELDSQALQYERCGFWQHYVHKSGTIIAPRVAGKRVLEMGCSTMVISPLLFSAARELEIVEGSSIFSRQARERFGDDVLVHNSMFEEFTPGSPYEAVVLANTMHHLADPEMVLRRLKSWLVPGGSLHLTVPNMLSLHRRMGVLMGLIPDISGVSERNRMFMQSGRYTKESLTAILTGCGYTVRESFCFFLKPFSDEQMEALNPTQDMVDALFELGKLFPELASLIYVEASPSAP; this is encoded by the coding sequence ATGGCGTGCGATCCCGGCAGCAGAATGGAGGAACTGGACAGCCAGGCCCTCCAGTACGAGCGGTGTGGATTCTGGCAGCATTACGTGCACAAGTCCGGAACAATCATCGCTCCCCGCGTGGCAGGCAAGCGCGTCCTGGAGATGGGCTGCTCCACCATGGTGATCTCGCCCCTGCTCTTTTCCGCGGCCCGTGAGCTGGAGATTGTGGAGGGGTCCTCGATCTTCTCCCGGCAAGCCAGGGAGCGTTTCGGCGATGATGTGCTGGTGCACAACAGCATGTTCGAGGAGTTCACCCCGGGTTCCCCCTACGAGGCGGTGGTTCTGGCCAACACCATGCACCATCTTGCCGACCCGGAGATGGTCCTCAGGCGTCTCAAGTCGTGGCTGGTCCCGGGCGGCAGCCTTCATCTCACCGTGCCCAACATGCTTTCGTTGCACCGCCGGATGGGTGTTCTGATGGGGCTCATCCCTGATATTTCCGGCGTCTCGGAGCGCAACCGCATGTTCATGCAGTCCGGGCGCTACACGAAGGAGTCCCTGACGGCCATACTCACGGGCTGCGGGTACACGGTCCGGGAGAGTTTCTGCTTTTTCCTCAAACCTTTCAGCGATGAGCAGATGGAAGCCCTCAACCCGACGCAGGACATGGTGGACGCCCTGTTTGAGTTGGGCAAACTCTTCCCGGAGCTGGCCAGCCTGATCTACGTGGAAGCCTCTCCCTCCGCACCCTAG
- a CDS encoding B12-binding domain-containing radical SAM protein yields the protein MEIQKIFLVKPNILVRKGFVLQSRMCPPIGLCYLAGTLRPHGHVVEILDTVAEAPDAVRPYRETHQAYGLDDEQLLERIRRFSPDVVGIGGFTSQTPRIREMVSRIKEAFPEVTVVLGGAAATVMPEYMLRNTLADFLIMGEGEQSFLELLRRMRAGGQDFIGVDGLAYRKNGQICVNPKTLFQNDIDAIPWPARDLLRHEAYHADGVAMPVITSRSCPGHCSFCSVHSMSGKKWRGRDPLDVADEIEHVVTDLGYKTVSIFDDAANVVPERLATICREVVRRKLDVRLTFPSSLIMNQITRELLECMKDSGAIGLSLSIEHASEHMRNTVMRKNLNLEHVDRVITWCKDLGLLTLGNFVIGMPGETHESLDELAQYLGGRGSRLDLASVYVATPFPGTPFYEQCLGAGLIKSPEKKEFLDFDTYEAHILLDTMTQESLFEHKAAIEAAFQAAKGEAHPAGRLRKIFRKPDNEGVRFLETEYFKTQP from the coding sequence ATGGAAATTCAAAAAATTTTTTTGGTAAAGCCCAACATCCTGGTGCGCAAGGGCTTCGTCCTGCAGAGCAGGATGTGTCCCCCCATCGGGTTGTGCTATCTGGCCGGTACGCTTCGTCCCCACGGACACGTTGTGGAAATACTCGACACCGTGGCGGAGGCACCGGACGCCGTGAGGCCCTACCGCGAAACGCATCAGGCGTACGGGCTTGACGACGAACAGCTCCTGGAGCGGATCCGTCGCTTTTCTCCGGACGTTGTGGGCATCGGCGGCTTCACCAGCCAGACCCCGCGCATCCGCGAAATGGTCTCGCGCATAAAGGAGGCTTTTCCGGAAGTGACCGTGGTCCTGGGAGGGGCCGCCGCCACTGTCATGCCGGAATACATGCTGCGAAACACCCTGGCTGATTTCCTCATCATGGGTGAGGGGGAGCAGTCTTTCCTGGAGCTTCTGCGGCGCATGAGAGCCGGAGGGCAGGATTTTATCGGTGTGGACGGCTTGGCCTACCGTAAAAACGGGCAGATATGCGTCAATCCCAAGACGCTTTTCCAGAATGATATTGACGCCATACCTTGGCCAGCCAGGGATCTTCTCCGCCACGAGGCCTACCATGCGGATGGTGTGGCCATGCCGGTTATCACCTCGCGCAGCTGCCCTGGGCACTGTTCGTTTTGTAGCGTGCACAGCATGTCCGGAAAGAAGTGGCGCGGACGCGACCCCCTGGATGTGGCCGACGAGATCGAACATGTTGTCACAGACCTGGGTTACAAGACGGTGTCCATCTTTGATGACGCGGCCAACGTCGTGCCGGAGCGCCTGGCGACTATCTGCCGTGAAGTGGTGCGCCGTAAGCTCGATGTGCGCCTGACCTTCCCCAGCAGCTTGATCATGAACCAGATCACTCGCGAGCTGCTTGAATGCATGAAAGATTCTGGAGCCATCGGGCTTTCGCTTTCCATCGAGCACGCCAGCGAACATATGCGCAACACCGTCATGCGCAAGAACCTGAATCTGGAACATGTGGACCGGGTCATCACCTGGTGCAAGGATCTCGGGCTCCTGACCCTGGGAAACTTCGTCATCGGCATGCCCGGCGAAACCCACGAATCGCTCGACGAACTCGCGCAATACCTTGGAGGACGGGGATCCCGGCTGGACCTGGCCTCGGTGTACGTGGCCACTCCGTTCCCCGGAACGCCATTTTACGAACAATGCCTGGGCGCTGGCCTGATTAAGAGCCCGGAAAAGAAGGAGTTCCTGGATTTCGACACGTATGAAGCCCATATCCTGCTCGATACCATGACCCAAGAGAGCCTTTTTGAGCACAAAGCGGCAATCGAGGCAGCGTTTCAGGCCGCAAAAGGCGAGGCCCACCCGGCTGGCCGCCTGAGAAAGATATTCCGCAAGCCCGACAACGAGGGCGTCCGTTTCCTGGAAACGGAGTACTTCAAGACGCAACCCTAA
- a CDS encoding DegT/DnrJ/EryC1/StrS family aminotransferase yields MTIPFVDLKAQYESIKQEIADAVTEVLETRTFILGPHVAAFEKCFAKSCGAEHCIGVGNGTDALFIALKSLGFGPGDEALVPANTFVATSEAVSMCGGRPVFVDAEEAGYHMDLADARAKVTARTKVVLPVHLYGQPMDMDAVRGFAGEFGLKIVQDCAQAHAATFGGKPLAEFGDACCYSFFPGKNLGAYGDAGAIVTNDEELAGRCRMFANHGRRGKYDHEFEGVNSRMDGLHGAVLGVKLKYLDQWTQARRTNAGAYDELLAGIPGVVRPVALPGRRHVYHLYVVRVRNRDGLRAFLSEHGVATGVHYPIALPSLTAYSHLGAAPQDFPVAGRLAGEILSLPMYPELSREQIEYVANLIRSFAGNA; encoded by the coding sequence ATGACCATACCCTTCGTTGATCTGAAAGCGCAGTACGAAAGCATCAAGCAGGAAATCGCCGACGCCGTGACCGAGGTGCTCGAAACGCGCACCTTCATTCTGGGCCCCCATGTCGCGGCGTTCGAGAAGTGTTTCGCCAAATCATGCGGGGCGGAGCATTGCATCGGCGTGGGCAACGGGACCGACGCCCTGTTCATTGCCCTCAAGAGCCTCGGTTTCGGCCCGGGGGACGAGGCGCTCGTTCCCGCGAACACGTTCGTCGCCACGTCCGAGGCGGTGAGCATGTGCGGCGGACGGCCGGTTTTTGTGGATGCCGAAGAGGCCGGATACCACATGGACCTGGCCGATGCGCGTGCCAAGGTCACCGCCCGGACCAAGGTCGTCCTTCCGGTGCACCTCTATGGGCAGCCCATGGATATGGACGCCGTCAGGGGCTTTGCCGGCGAATTCGGCCTGAAGATCGTGCAGGACTGCGCCCAGGCCCATGCCGCAACCTTTGGCGGGAAGCCCCTGGCCGAATTCGGCGACGCATGCTGCTACAGTTTTTTCCCGGGGAAAAACCTTGGGGCCTACGGCGACGCGGGGGCCATCGTCACCAACGACGAAGAGCTGGCCGGCCGGTGCCGCATGTTCGCCAACCATGGGCGGCGGGGGAAATACGACCACGAGTTCGAGGGGGTCAACTCGCGCATGGACGGGTTGCATGGCGCCGTGCTCGGCGTGAAGCTCAAATACCTGGACCAGTGGACGCAGGCCCGACGGACCAACGCCGGAGCCTATGACGAACTCCTGGCGGGGATTCCCGGCGTCGTCCGTCCGGTGGCTCTGCCGGGCAGGCGGCATGTTTACCATCTGTACGTGGTGCGCGTGCGCAACAGGGACGGATTGCGGGCTTTCTTAAGCGAACACGGGGTGGCCACGGGGGTGCACTACCCCATCGCCCTGCCGAGCTTGACGGCCTATTCCCATCTGGGGGCCGCCCCGCAGGACTTTCCGGTGGCCGGAAGGCTGGCCGGGGAGATCCTGTCCCTGCCCATGTACCCGGAACTGTCGCGCGAACAGATCGAATACGTCGCGAACCTGATCAGGAGCTTCGCGGGAAATGCGTGA
- a CDS encoding cytidylyltransferase domain-containing protein, whose product MNNQSKRREVLAIIPARGGSKGVPRKNLFPLCGEPLISYSIKVALASNLITRVVVSTEDEEIAEVSRSYGADVPFLRPKELAGDCSNLDDSFAYTLSKLSDSGYVPDSVVFCFPTSPFRTPRFIDHMVSRLCDGYKNVLTAKNVAGDKTYYSEDKIRGTANSVRIDRNGMRYFKIYNIFSGYNVLSSPRGAYIYHVEDPVMLIDIDTPADFRYAEMVIQAGLFDFSLN is encoded by the coding sequence ATGAACAACCAATCCAAGCGACGGGAAGTCCTCGCCATAATACCGGCGCGAGGCGGCTCGAAAGGCGTACCCCGGAAGAACCTTTTCCCTCTCTGCGGCGAGCCGTTGATATCATATAGCATCAAAGTGGCATTGGCGAGCAATCTGATAACCCGGGTTGTTGTGTCGACAGAAGATGAAGAGATTGCCGAAGTGTCGCGGTCATACGGCGCGGATGTGCCTTTTCTGCGCCCGAAGGAACTGGCCGGAGATTGCAGCAATCTTGACGACTCGTTCGCATATACTTTGTCGAAATTGAGTGATTCAGGATATGTCCCGGATAGCGTAGTCTTTTGTTTCCCGACATCACCGTTCAGGACGCCAAGGTTCATTGACCATATGGTTTCACGGTTATGTGATGGGTACAAGAATGTTCTCACGGCAAAGAATGTCGCTGGGGATAAGACATATTATTCAGAGGATAAAATTAGAGGGACGGCGAACAGCGTGCGCATTGATCGCAATGGGATGCGATACTTCAAGATATATAATATTTTTTCTGGATATAACGTGTTGTCGTCTCCCAGAGGGGCGTACATTTATCACGTCGAAGACCCGGTGATGCTGATCGACATAGATACTCCTGCTGATTTCCGGTATGCGGAGATGGTGATACAAGCGGGGCTTTTCGACTTCAGCTTGAATTAG
- the cysC gene encoding adenylyl-sulfate kinase: protein MSNAGADESTGYVSRTDRAQLVGNQGMVVWFVGLSGAGKTTIVRNLELELTRAGRLCYVFDGDIIRRGLSRDLGFSAEDRKENLRRSAETVKICADIGVACLASFISPLSSDRAMICDIIGPERFIEVFVKCPVEVCEQRDPKGLYRLAREGVIKDFTGISADFEAPDDPHLVLETSVFSVRECVDKVLAFLRFKQHGLIREFSAGESPRATETVFMDLPQLPEELLKV from the coding sequence ATGTCAAATGCTGGAGCTGATGAATCAACAGGATACGTGTCCCGGACAGATCGAGCCCAGCTGGTCGGTAACCAGGGCATGGTGGTCTGGTTTGTCGGCTTGTCGGGTGCGGGCAAAACGACCATAGTCCGGAACTTGGAATTGGAACTAACCCGCGCGGGAAGGCTCTGTTATGTCTTTGATGGTGATATCATCCGTCGCGGTTTGTCCAGGGACTTGGGGTTCAGCGCCGAGGATAGAAAGGAAAACCTGCGCCGCTCGGCCGAAACGGTAAAGATTTGCGCCGATATAGGCGTCGCGTGTCTAGCTTCGTTCATTTCCCCGTTGTCTTCCGATAGGGCCATGATTTGCGACATCATCGGACCTGAGCGATTCATCGAGGTATTCGTGAAGTGTCCTGTCGAGGTCTGCGAACAACGCGATCCGAAAGGTCTTTACCGTCTCGCGCGGGAAGGCGTCATTAAAGATTTTACAGGTATTTCGGCCGACTTCGAGGCGCCGGATGATCCGCACCTCGTGCTTGAGACCTCCGTGTTCTCTGTGCGGGAATGCGTCGATAAAGTCCTCGCCTTCCTGAGGTTCAAACAGCACGGGCTGATCCGGGAATTCTCGGCGGGTGAATCCCCCCGTGCCACGGAGACGGTGTTCATGGATTTGCCCCAGTTGCCCGAGGAGCTTCTCAAGGTATGA